Proteins encoded by one window of Streptomyces sp. LX-29:
- the hutU gene encoding urocanate hydratase, producing MSGPRPVRAPRGNELSALGWQQEAALRMLQNNLDPEVAEHPDKLVVYGGTGKAARDWRSFDAMVRTLRTLKQDETMLVQSGRPVGVMQTHEWAPRVLIANSNLVGDWANWEEFRRLEQLGLTMYGQMTAGSWIYIGTQGILQGTYETFAAVAAKKFNGTLAGTITLTAGLGGMGGAQPLAVTMNDGVAICIDCDPRAIERRIEHRYLDVKADNLQHALQLATEARDARKPLSIGLLGNAADLLPQMLAEGAPIDIVTDQTSAHDPLSYLPTGVDFDDMAAYAAKDPAGFTTRARESMAKHVEAMVGFMDAGAEVFDYGNSIRGEAQLAGYDRAFAFPGFVPAYIRPLFCEGKGPFRWAALSGEASDIHKTDKAILDLFPENESLHRWIKMAGERVHFQGLPARICWLGYGERDKAGERFNDMVASGELAAPLAIGRDHLDCGSVASPYRETEAMLDGSDAIADWPLLNAMVNVASGASWVSLHHGGGVGMGRSIHAGQVTVADGTPLAGEKIRRVLTNDPGMGVIRHVDAGYDRADEVAVERGVRVPMREGAGGAE from the coding sequence ATGTCCGGACCGCGACCCGTACGAGCCCCGCGCGGCAACGAGCTGAGCGCTCTGGGGTGGCAGCAGGAGGCCGCCCTGCGGATGCTGCAGAACAACCTCGACCCCGAGGTCGCCGAGCACCCCGACAAGCTCGTGGTCTACGGCGGCACCGGCAAGGCGGCCCGCGACTGGCGCTCCTTCGACGCGATGGTCCGCACGCTGCGGACCCTCAAGCAGGACGAGACGATGCTCGTCCAGTCGGGCCGCCCGGTCGGCGTCATGCAGACCCACGAGTGGGCCCCGCGCGTCCTGATCGCCAACTCCAACCTGGTCGGCGACTGGGCCAACTGGGAGGAGTTCCGCCGCCTGGAGCAGCTCGGCCTGACCATGTACGGCCAGATGACCGCCGGCTCCTGGATCTACATCGGCACCCAGGGCATCCTCCAGGGCACCTACGAGACCTTCGCCGCGGTCGCCGCCAAGAAGTTCAACGGCACCCTGGCCGGCACCATCACCCTCACCGCAGGGCTCGGCGGCATGGGCGGCGCCCAGCCGCTGGCCGTGACGATGAACGACGGCGTCGCGATCTGCATCGACTGCGACCCGCGCGCCATCGAGCGCCGGATCGAGCACCGCTACCTGGACGTCAAGGCCGACAACCTCCAGCACGCGCTCCAGCTCGCCACCGAGGCCCGCGACGCCCGCAAGCCGCTCTCCATCGGCCTGCTCGGCAACGCGGCCGACCTGCTCCCGCAGATGCTGGCCGAGGGCGCCCCGATCGACATCGTGACGGACCAGACCTCCGCCCACGACCCGCTCTCCTACCTCCCCACCGGCGTCGACTTCGACGACATGGCCGCGTACGCCGCCAAGGACCCGGCCGGCTTCACCACCCGCGCCCGCGAGTCCATGGCCAAGCACGTGGAGGCCATGGTCGGCTTCATGGACGCCGGCGCCGAGGTCTTCGACTACGGCAACTCCATCCGCGGCGAGGCCCAGCTGGCCGGCTACGACCGCGCCTTCGCCTTCCCCGGCTTCGTGCCCGCCTACATCCGCCCGCTGTTCTGCGAGGGCAAGGGCCCGTTCCGCTGGGCCGCCCTCTCCGGCGAGGCGTCGGACATCCACAAGACCGACAAGGCGATCCTCGACCTGTTCCCGGAGAACGAGTCGCTGCACCGCTGGATCAAGATGGCCGGCGAGCGCGTCCACTTCCAGGGCCTGCCCGCGCGCATCTGCTGGCTCGGCTACGGCGAGCGCGACAAGGCCGGCGAGCGCTTCAACGACATGGTCGCCAGCGGTGAGCTGGCCGCCCCGCTGGCCATCGGCCGGGACCACCTCGACTGCGGCTCCGTCGCCTCGCCCTACCGCGAGACCGAGGCCATGCTCGACGGATCCGACGCCATCGCCGACTGGCCGCTGCTCAACGCCATGGTCAACGTGGCCTCCGGTGCCTCCTGGGTCTCCCTGCACCACGGCGGCGGCGTCGGCATGGGCCGCTCCATCCACGCCGGTCAGGTCACCGTCGCCGACGGCACCCCGCTCGCCGGCGAGAAGATCCGCCGCGTGCTCACCAACGACCCCGGCATGGGCGTCATCCGCCACGTCGACGCCGGCTACGACCGCGCCGACGAGGTCGCCGTGGAGCGCGGTGTGCGCGTTCCCATGCGCGAGGGCGCCGGAGGCGCCGAGTGA
- a CDS encoding diaminopimelate decarboxylase produces MTTTRRDFAVRAAVEQGLIAPDQPVIGLLDVAGIRAAATALRAAFAEVTAPGTHVLHAFAAKAAALVPVLRLLADEGLGCEVASPGELALARAAGVPADRIVLDSPAKTPTELREALTLSVAVNADSLAELARLDALRQRVHSDSPLGLRVNPQVGGGAIDALSTATATAKFGVPLRDAGAREATVRAFLDRPWLTRLHAHVGSQGCPLELMAAGVREAYELAEEVNRAAGRRQIDTLDIGGGLPVNFTSDETTPTFAAYARALRAAAPGLFTGDYHLVTEFGRSLLAKSGTVLARVEYTKTAGGRPIAVTHAGAQLAVRTVFAPETWPLRISAYDPHGHPKATGPDGPVEQDVAGPCCFAGDLVATARPLPPLAAGDLTALLDTGAYYFSNHYAYNSLPRPGVYGFTIDHDGAVRFATVRSPQTVAEIVAESGGAHAEALSGL; encoded by the coding sequence ATGACAACCACCCGTCGCGACTTCGCCGTCCGTGCCGCCGTGGAACAAGGGCTGATCGCTCCCGACCAGCCCGTCATCGGCCTGCTGGACGTGGCCGGAATCCGCGCCGCCGCCACCGCCCTGCGCGCCGCCTTCGCCGAGGTCACCGCCCCCGGCACCCACGTCCTGCACGCCTTCGCGGCCAAGGCCGCCGCCCTGGTCCCGGTGCTGCGGCTGCTGGCGGACGAGGGGCTGGGGTGCGAGGTGGCCAGCCCCGGCGAGCTCGCGCTGGCCCGCGCGGCCGGGGTGCCCGCGGACCGCATCGTCCTCGACTCGCCCGCCAAGACCCCCACCGAGCTGCGCGAGGCGCTCACCCTGAGCGTCGCCGTCAACGCGGACTCCCTCGCCGAGCTGGCCCGACTCGACGCGCTGCGCCAGCGGGTGCACAGCGACTCCCCGCTGGGCCTGCGGGTCAACCCCCAGGTCGGCGGCGGCGCCATCGACGCGCTCAGCACCGCCACCGCCACCGCCAAGTTCGGCGTCCCGCTGCGCGACGCGGGCGCGCGGGAGGCCACCGTACGGGCCTTCCTGGACCGCCCCTGGCTGACCCGACTGCATGCCCATGTCGGCTCGCAGGGCTGTCCGCTGGAGCTGATGGCGGCCGGCGTCCGGGAGGCGTACGAGCTGGCCGAGGAGGTCAACCGGGCGGCCGGACGACGGCAGATCGACACCCTCGACATCGGCGGCGGACTGCCCGTCAACTTCACCTCCGACGAGACCACCCCCACCTTCGCGGCCTACGCCCGAGCGCTGCGCGCCGCCGCCCCCGGGCTGTTCACCGGCGACTACCACCTCGTCACCGAGTTCGGCCGGTCGCTGCTGGCCAAGTCGGGCACCGTGCTGGCGCGCGTGGAGTACACCAAGACCGCCGGCGGCCGCCCGATCGCGGTCACCCACGCCGGCGCGCAACTGGCCGTGCGCACCGTCTTCGCCCCCGAGACCTGGCCGCTGCGGATCTCCGCCTACGACCCGCACGGCCACCCCAAGGCCACCGGCCCCGACGGCCCGGTGGAGCAGGACGTCGCCGGCCCCTGCTGCTTCGCCGGCGACCTGGTCGCGACCGCCCGCCCCCTGCCCCCACTCGCGGCGGGCGACCTGACGGCGCTGCTGGACACCGGCGCCTACTACTTCTCCAACCACTACGCGTACAACAGCCTGCCGCGGCCCGGCGTCTACGGCTTCACGATCGACCACGACGGCGCCGTGCGCTTCGCCACCGTACGAAGCCCGCAGACGGTCGCCGAGATCGTCGCCGAAAGCGGCGGCGCCCACGCGGAGGCCCTGTCGGGCCTGTGA
- the hutI gene encoding imidazolonepropionase: protein MDTTAIVNIAGLVTNDPEIGEGPLGLLKDAAVVIEGDRVAWVGPSSKVPGTDNRVDAEGRAVIPGFVDSHSHLVFAGDRTEEFNARMSGRSYSAGGIRTTVAATRSASNNELHDNVARYRREALRQGTTTIEIKSGYGLTTEHEARALRIAAAHTDEVTYLGAHVVAPEFADRPDAYVELVTGPMLDACAPHARWVDVFCEQGAFDGDQARAVLTAGIARGLLPRVHANQLSYGPGVQLAVELGAASADHCTHLSDEDVDALANGSTVATLLPGAEFSTRATYPDARRLLDAGVTVALSPDCNPGSSFTSSMPFCIAVAVRDMRMTPDEAVWSATAGGAAALRRTDVGRVSPGARADLALLDAPSHVHLAYRPAVCRTGRLSQGRLSYGASGPYGRPPCGPSAVRSPGAQPAAWIRPSTRCSRGSVPGAEVTPVTSMPARA, encoded by the coding sequence GTGGACACCACCGCCATCGTCAACATCGCCGGCCTGGTCACCAACGACCCCGAGATCGGTGAGGGCCCGCTCGGACTGCTGAAGGACGCGGCGGTCGTCATCGAGGGCGACCGCGTCGCCTGGGTCGGCCCGTCGAGCAAGGTCCCCGGCACCGACAACCGGGTCGACGCCGAGGGCCGGGCGGTCATCCCCGGCTTCGTCGACTCCCACTCCCACCTGGTCTTCGCCGGAGACCGCACCGAGGAGTTCAACGCCCGCATGTCGGGCCGGAGCTACAGCGCCGGCGGCATCCGCACCACCGTCGCCGCCACCCGCTCCGCCTCCAACAACGAGCTGCACGACAACGTGGCCCGCTACCGGCGGGAGGCGCTGCGCCAGGGCACCACCACCATCGAGATCAAGTCCGGCTACGGGCTGACCACCGAGCACGAGGCGCGCGCCCTGCGCATCGCCGCCGCGCACACCGACGAGGTCACCTACCTCGGCGCGCACGTGGTCGCCCCGGAGTTCGCCGACCGGCCCGACGCCTACGTCGAGCTGGTCACCGGGCCGATGCTGGACGCCTGCGCCCCGCACGCCCGCTGGGTCGACGTCTTCTGCGAGCAGGGCGCCTTCGACGGGGACCAGGCGCGGGCCGTCCTCACCGCCGGCATCGCGCGCGGCCTGCTGCCGCGCGTGCACGCCAACCAGCTCTCGTACGGCCCCGGCGTGCAGCTGGCCGTGGAGCTCGGCGCCGCCTCCGCCGACCACTGCACCCACCTCTCCGACGAGGACGTGGACGCGCTGGCGAACGGCTCCACGGTGGCCACGCTGCTGCCCGGCGCCGAGTTCTCCACCCGGGCGACCTACCCGGACGCGCGCCGGCTGCTGGACGCCGGTGTCACCGTCGCCCTGTCGCCCGACTGCAACCCGGGCTCGTCCTTCACCAGCTCGATGCCGTTCTGTATCGCGGTGGCCGTGCGGGACATGCGGATGACGCCCGACGAGGCCGTCTGGTCGGCCACCGCGGGCGGCGCGGCGGCGCTGCGCCGCACCGACGTCGGGCGCGTCAGCCCCGGCGCCCGCGCCGACCTGGCGCTGCTCGACGCCCCCTCCCATGTCCACCTCGCCTACCGCCCCGCCGTCTGTCGTACGGGCCGTCTGTCGCAGGGCCGTCTCTCGTACGGGGCCTCCGGCCCGTACGGCCGTCCGCCGTGCGGGCCGTCCGCCGTACGGTCCCCGGGCGCTCAGCCCGCCGCCTGGATCCGCCCCTCGACCAGGTGCAGCCGGGGCAGCGTGCCCGGTGCCGAGGTGACGCCGGTGACCTCGATGCCCGCGCGGGCGTAG
- a CDS encoding methyltransferase, with product MTATAQHGTGDEAFRRLGELAFSAGVAAAVQTAARLRVPDVLDDDPLPVEKLAEKVGLDAHRLYRLLRTLTSYGVFVEPQPRHFAHTDVSVLLREDHPQSLRAIVLWVGSPWTWQSWPRLEDALRSGESVIPRVFGKDFYTYLKEDAPADEKVFAQAMTESSIRSSAAVAEALDLSTAATLVDIGGGQGHLLRTLLRHNPHLHGVLFDLETVVPGAYEELREGGELGSRTRILGGNCLESVPVDADVYVLKNLLDWPDDFSVAVLRNIRAAARPGARVVVVDSLVDAHPDEMTITTALDLFLLLNMGGQKHSRGEFEALYARAGIEVTGVTSAPGTLPRLHLVEGRIQAAG from the coding sequence ATGACTGCGACCGCACAGCACGGCACCGGTGACGAGGCGTTCCGGAGGCTCGGAGAGCTGGCCTTCAGCGCCGGCGTGGCGGCGGCGGTGCAGACGGCCGCGCGACTGCGCGTGCCCGACGTCCTCGACGACGACCCGCTGCCCGTGGAGAAGCTCGCCGAGAAGGTGGGCCTGGACGCGCACCGCCTCTACCGGCTGCTGCGCACCCTGACCTCGTACGGGGTCTTCGTCGAGCCCCAGCCGCGCCACTTCGCCCACACCGACGTCTCGGTCCTGCTGCGCGAGGACCACCCGCAGAGCCTGCGGGCGATCGTGCTGTGGGTCGGCTCGCCGTGGACCTGGCAGTCCTGGCCCCGGCTGGAGGACGCCCTGCGCAGCGGCGAGAGCGTCATCCCCCGCGTGTTCGGCAAGGACTTCTACACCTATCTGAAGGAGGACGCCCCCGCCGACGAGAAGGTCTTCGCCCAGGCCATGACCGAGTCGAGCATCCGCAGCTCGGCGGCGGTGGCCGAGGCGCTGGACCTGTCCACGGCCGCCACGCTGGTGGACATCGGCGGCGGCCAGGGCCATCTGCTGCGCACGCTGCTGCGTCACAACCCGCACCTGCACGGCGTGCTGTTCGACCTGGAGACGGTGGTCCCGGGCGCCTACGAGGAGCTGCGGGAGGGCGGCGAACTCGGCTCCCGCACCCGGATCCTGGGCGGCAACTGCCTGGAGTCCGTCCCCGTCGACGCCGACGTCTACGTGCTGAAGAACCTGCTGGACTGGCCGGACGATTTCTCCGTCGCGGTGCTCCGCAACATCCGGGCCGCCGCCCGCCCCGGGGCCCGGGTGGTGGTGGTCGACAGCCTGGTCGACGCCCACCCCGACGAGATGACGATCACCACCGCGCTCGATCTGTTCCTGCTGCTCAACATGGGCGGCCAGAAGCACAGCCGGGGCGAGTTCGAGGCGCTCTACGCCCGCGCGGGCATCGAGGTCACCGGCGTCACCTCGGCACCGGGCACGCTGCCCCGGCTGCACCTGGTCGAGGGGCGGATCCAGGCGGCGGGCTGA
- a CDS encoding TcmI family type II polyketide cyclase, which produces MHRTLIVARMNPEDVAGVSEVFRWSDGTELPHLIGVRRRTLFRFHDLYLHLVEADGEDTTERLYEHRRHPLFQEIHERLLPYIRPYDPNWSEPRHAMAVPFYRWENERD; this is translated from the coding sequence ATGCACCGAACGTTGATCGTGGCTCGGATGAACCCCGAGGACGTGGCCGGGGTGTCCGAGGTGTTCCGCTGGTCCGACGGCACCGAGCTGCCACACCTCATCGGCGTCCGCCGAAGGACCCTGTTCCGCTTCCACGACCTCTATCTGCACCTGGTCGAGGCGGACGGTGAGGACACCACCGAGCGGCTGTACGAACACCGCCGGCACCCGCTGTTCCAGGAGATCCACGAGCGGCTGCTGCCCTACATCCGGCCGTACGACCCGAACTGGTCCGAGCCCCGGCACGCCATGGCCGTGCCGTTCTACCGCTGGGAGAACGAGCGTGACTGA
- a CDS encoding beta-ketoacyl-[acyl-carrier-protein] synthase family protein: MTERGGRRAVITGMGVVAPGGLDVPEFWSCLTAGRTATRTISLFDASLFRCQVAAECDFDPESRGLTPQEIRRMDRAVQLAVVATREALADSGLVTGELAPHRTAVAIGNAVGSTMLMESEYTVISDGGRRWLCDEEYGVRHLYGAVVPSTAAAEVAWLSGAEGPAAVVSTGCTSGLDAVGYAAQLIEEGAADVVIGGATDAPISPITVACFDALKATSTRNKEPERACRPFDLERDGLVLGEGAAVFVLEERGRAARRDAHVYCEVAGYANRANAFHMTGLKPDGRELAEAITQALRSAGIAPEQVDYVNAHGSGTRQNDRHETAAFKRSLGDHARRVPVSSIKSMIGHSLGAIGAIEVAASALAIEHGVVPPTANLTARDPECDLDYVPNHAREHRTDVVLSVGSGFGGFQTAVVLTSPRRLR; the protein is encoded by the coding sequence GTGACTGAGCGGGGCGGCAGGCGAGCCGTCATCACCGGCATGGGCGTGGTGGCGCCCGGTGGGCTCGACGTACCGGAGTTCTGGTCCTGTCTGACCGCCGGCCGCACCGCCACCCGCACCATCAGCCTCTTCGACGCGTCGCTGTTCCGCTGCCAGGTGGCGGCCGAGTGCGACTTCGACCCGGAGAGCCGCGGGCTGACCCCGCAGGAGATCCGGCGGATGGACCGCGCGGTGCAGCTCGCGGTGGTCGCCACCCGCGAGGCGCTGGCCGACAGCGGGCTGGTCACCGGGGAGCTCGCCCCGCACCGCACCGCCGTCGCCATCGGCAACGCGGTGGGCTCCACCATGCTGATGGAGAGCGAGTACACGGTCATCTCCGACGGCGGGCGCCGCTGGCTGTGCGACGAGGAGTACGGCGTACGCCACCTCTACGGCGCGGTGGTGCCGAGCACCGCCGCCGCCGAGGTGGCCTGGCTGAGCGGGGCCGAGGGGCCCGCCGCGGTCGTCTCCACCGGCTGCACCTCGGGCCTGGACGCCGTCGGGTACGCCGCCCAGCTCATCGAGGAGGGCGCCGCCGACGTGGTCATCGGCGGCGCCACCGACGCCCCCATCTCCCCGATCACCGTGGCCTGCTTCGACGCGCTGAAGGCCACCTCCACCCGCAACAAGGAGCCGGAGCGGGCCTGTCGCCCCTTCGACCTGGAGCGCGACGGGCTGGTGCTGGGCGAGGGCGCGGCGGTCTTCGTGCTGGAGGAGCGCGGCCGGGCGGCGCGCCGCGACGCGCACGTCTACTGCGAGGTGGCCGGCTACGCCAACCGCGCCAACGCCTTCCACATGACCGGCCTCAAGCCCGACGGCCGGGAGCTGGCCGAGGCGATCACCCAGGCGCTGCGCTCCGCCGGCATCGCCCCGGAGCAGGTCGACTACGTCAACGCCCACGGCTCCGGGACCCGGCAGAACGACCGGCACGAGACCGCCGCGTTCAAGCGCAGCCTGGGCGATCACGCCCGCCGGGTGCCGGTCAGCTCCATCAAGTCGATGATCGGCCACTCGCTGGGCGCGATCGGCGCGATCGAGGTCGCCGCCTCCGCGCTCGCCATCGAGCACGGCGTGGTGCCGCCCACCGCCAACCTCACCGCCCGCGACCCGGAGTGCGACCTGGACTACGTGCCGAATCATGCGCGGGAGCACCGCACCGATGTGGTGCTCAGCGTCGGCAGCGGCTTCGGCGGCTTCCAGACGGCGGTCGTGCTCACCTCGCCGAGGAGGCTCCGATGA
- a CDS encoding ketosynthase chain-length factor — MSGETVVTGLGVVAPTGTGTDAYWATTLAGKSAVDRIQRFDPSGYTTQLAGEVRDFDEAAAADHVPARLLAQTDRMTHFAFAAAAMALTDAGADPADFPEYEMAVVTANSSGGVEFGQRELEKLWSGGPLRVSAYMSVAWFYAATTGQLSILHGMRGPCGLLATEQAGGLDAVGHARRQLRGGARLALTGGTDAPLSPACMVAQLATGRLSRVADPTAAYLPFDARAGGHVPGEGGAIMVLERREDALRRGVDRLYGEVAGYAASFDPPPGSGRAPTLRRAVEAALADARIGPDEVDAVFADGAGVPALDRAEAAALVAVFGPRGVPVTVPKTATGRLYAGAAALDVATALLALDDQVIPPTVHVLDPPAGAPPLDLVRGAPRETPLRHVLVVARGYGGFNAAVVLRAPR; from the coding sequence ATGAGTGGCGAGACCGTGGTCACCGGGCTCGGCGTGGTGGCGCCCACCGGCACCGGCACCGACGCCTACTGGGCCACCACGCTGGCCGGCAAGAGCGCCGTCGACCGCATCCAGCGCTTCGACCCCTCCGGCTACACCACCCAGCTCGCCGGGGAGGTGCGGGACTTCGACGAGGCCGCGGCGGCCGACCACGTGCCCGCGCGGCTGCTGGCGCAGACCGACCGGATGACCCACTTCGCCTTCGCCGCCGCCGCCATGGCGCTGACGGACGCCGGGGCCGACCCGGCGGACTTCCCCGAGTACGAGATGGCGGTGGTGACCGCGAACTCCTCCGGCGGCGTGGAGTTCGGCCAGCGCGAGCTGGAGAAGCTGTGGAGCGGCGGCCCGCTGCGGGTCAGCGCGTACATGTCGGTGGCCTGGTTCTACGCGGCCACCACCGGCCAGCTCTCCATCCTGCACGGGATGCGCGGCCCCTGCGGGCTGCTCGCCACCGAGCAGGCGGGCGGCCTGGACGCCGTCGGACACGCCCGCCGCCAACTGCGCGGCGGCGCCCGGCTGGCGCTGACCGGCGGCACCGACGCCCCGCTCTCCCCGGCCTGCATGGTCGCCCAGCTGGCGACCGGACGGCTGAGCCGGGTCGCCGACCCGACCGCCGCCTATCTGCCGTTCGACGCCCGAGCCGGCGGCCATGTGCCCGGCGAGGGCGGCGCGATCATGGTCCTGGAGCGGCGCGAGGACGCGCTGCGGCGCGGCGTGGACCGGCTCTACGGCGAGGTGGCCGGCTACGCGGCCAGCTTCGACCCGCCGCCGGGCTCCGGCCGCGCGCCCACCCTGCGCCGGGCCGTCGAGGCCGCCCTGGCCGACGCCCGGATCGGCCCGGACGAGGTGGACGCGGTCTTCGCCGACGGCGCCGGCGTCCCCGCCCTGGACCGCGCCGAGGCGGCCGCCCTGGTCGCCGTCTTCGGCCCGCGCGGGGTGCCCGTCACCGTGCCCAAGACCGCCACCGGGCGCCTCTACGCCGGTGCCGCCGCGCTGGACGTGGCCACGGCCCTGCTCGCCCTCGACGACCAGGTGATCCCGCCCACCGTCCACGTGCTGGACCCGCCCGCCGGGGCGCCGCCTTTGGACCTGGTGCGCGGCGCCCCGCGCGAGACGCCGCTGCGCCACGTGCTGGTGGTGGCGCGCGGCTACGGGGGCTTCAACGCGGCCGTGGTGCTGCGCGCGCCCCGCTGA
- a CDS encoding formimidoylglutamate deiminase, which yields MSLTPQTYWAEHAWLGTHVEPGVAIETGADGRITALRTGVPAPPVGGVTLRGLTLPGLANAHSHAFHRALRGLVQIGSGTFWTWREFMYQYAARLTPDSYFALARAVYAEMALAGITCVGEFHYVHHAPGGTRYADPNAMGEALIAAAAEAGIRITLLDTAYLSSGFGAAPSPHQLRFSDGTADAWAERVSALIPAPHARIGAAIHSVRAVPAGQLATVAQWAADRQAPLHVHLSEQTAENDACREAHGRTPTRLLADHGALGPRTTAVHATHLTDEDIALLGSTGTGVCMCPTTERDLADGIGPATLLQGAGSPLSLGSDSHAVIDILEEARAMELDERLRTRTRGHWTAAQLLRAATEDGHTALGWDSAGRIESGALADFTTVRLDSVRTAGPLPRLGAEVAVFAASNADVLHTVVGGRHIVRDGQHQLVPQVPLALSESIAALRE from the coding sequence GTGTCGCTGACACCGCAGACCTACTGGGCGGAACACGCCTGGCTCGGCACCCATGTCGAGCCGGGCGTCGCCATCGAGACCGGCGCCGACGGTCGCATCACGGCCCTGCGGACGGGGGTGCCGGCGCCGCCCGTCGGCGGCGTCACCCTCCGCGGGCTGACCCTCCCCGGCCTGGCCAACGCCCACTCGCACGCCTTCCACCGCGCCCTGCGCGGGCTGGTGCAGATCGGCTCCGGGACCTTCTGGACCTGGCGCGAGTTCATGTACCAGTACGCCGCTCGGCTCACCCCGGATAGCTACTTCGCCCTCGCCCGCGCCGTCTACGCGGAGATGGCGCTCGCCGGCATCACCTGCGTCGGCGAGTTCCACTACGTCCACCACGCGCCCGGCGGCACCCGGTACGCCGACCCCAACGCCATGGGCGAGGCCCTGATCGCGGCCGCCGCCGAGGCCGGCATCCGCATCACCCTGCTGGACACCGCCTACCTCTCCTCCGGCTTCGGCGCCGCGCCCTCCCCGCACCAGCTGCGCTTCAGCGACGGCACCGCCGACGCCTGGGCCGAGCGGGTCTCGGCGCTGATCCCGGCCCCGCACGCCCGGATCGGCGCGGCCATCCACTCGGTGCGGGCGGTCCCGGCGGGGCAGCTGGCCACCGTCGCCCAGTGGGCCGCCGACCGGCAGGCGCCGCTCCACGTCCACCTCTCGGAGCAGACCGCCGAGAACGACGCCTGCCGCGAGGCGCACGGCCGCACCCCCACCCGGCTGCTGGCCGACCACGGGGCGCTCGGCCCGCGCACCACGGCCGTGCACGCCACGCACCTCACCGACGAGGACATCGCGCTGCTGGGCTCCACCGGCACCGGCGTGTGCATGTGCCCGACCACCGAGCGCGACCTGGCCGACGGCATCGGCCCGGCCACCCTGCTGCAGGGCGCGGGCTCCCCGCTGAGCCTGGGCAGCGACAGCCACGCGGTCATCGACATCCTCGAAGAGGCCCGCGCGATGGAGCTGGACGAGCGGCTGCGCACCCGCACCCGGGGCCACTGGACCGCCGCCCAACTGCTGCGCGCGGCCACCGAGGACGGCCACACGGCGCTCGGTTGGGACAGCGCCGGACGGATAGAGAGCGGCGCGCTCGCCGACTTCACCACGGTCCGGCTGGACTCGGTGCGCACCGCGGGCCCGCTGCCCCGGCTGGGCGCCGAGGTCGCCGTCTTCGCGGCCTCCAACGCGGACGTGCTGCACACCGTGGTCGGCGGCCGCCACATCGTCCGGGACGGGCAGCACCAGCTGGTGCCGCAGGTCCCGCTAGCCCTGTCCGAGTCCATCGCCGCGCTGCGTGAGTGA
- a CDS encoding allantoate amidohydrolase → MWKDLLPIGREAASGGYRRFAWTGADVDCREWFRAQAESRGLAYEVDRNGNQWAWLGDPAAEDAVVTGSHLDSVPDGGAFDGPLGVVSSFAALDELRSRGARPIRPLAIVNFGDEEGARFGLACVGSRLAAGQLTPEQAHALRDADGVGLAHAMERAGYDPEAIGPDPERLARIGAFVELHVEQGRALDLSGHPIGIASAIWPHGRWRFDFHGEANHAGTTRLEDRRDPMLTYANTVLAARKKARLAGALATFGKVSVEPNGVNAIPSLVRGWLDSRAADQETLDAVVAEIERAAVERGERDGVDVRMTRESFTPVVEFGHALRDELAALLGDAPVLPTGAGHDAGILSASVPTAMLFVRNPTGVSHSPAETAAEDDCLAGVTALADVLEGLACR, encoded by the coding sequence ATGTGGAAGGACCTGTTGCCCATCGGCCGCGAAGCGGCCTCGGGCGGATACCGCCGCTTCGCCTGGACCGGGGCCGACGTCGACTGCCGGGAGTGGTTCCGGGCGCAGGCGGAGTCCCGGGGGCTGGCGTACGAGGTGGACCGGAACGGGAACCAGTGGGCGTGGCTGGGCGACCCGGCCGCCGAGGACGCGGTGGTGACGGGCTCGCACCTGGACTCCGTGCCGGACGGCGGCGCGTTCGACGGCCCGCTGGGCGTCGTGTCCTCGTTCGCCGCGCTCGACGAGCTCCGCTCGCGCGGCGCGCGGCCGATCCGCCCGCTGGCGATCGTCAACTTCGGCGACGAGGAGGGCGCCCGGTTCGGGCTGGCCTGCGTGGGCTCCCGGCTGGCGGCCGGGCAGCTGACGCCGGAGCAGGCGCACGCGCTGCGCGACGCCGACGGCGTCGGGCTGGCGCACGCCATGGAGCGGGCCGGGTACGACCCGGAGGCGATCGGCCCCGACCCCGAGCGCCTCGCCCGCATCGGCGCCTTCGTCGAGCTGCACGTGGAGCAGGGCCGGGCGCTGGACCTGTCCGGGCACCCGATCGGCATCGCGTCCGCCATCTGGCCGCACGGCCGCTGGCGGTTCGACTTCCACGGCGAGGCCAACCACGCCGGCACCACCCGGCTGGAGGACCGCCGCGACCCGATGCTGACCTACGCCAACACCGTGCTCGCCGCGCGCAAGAAGGCGCGGCTGGCCGGTGCGCTGGCCACCTTCGGGAAGGTCAGCGTGGAGCCGAACGGCGTCAACGCCATCCCCTCGCTGGTGCGCGGCTGGCTGGACTCCCGCGCCGCCGACCAGGAGACGCTGGACGCCGTCGTCGCGGAGATCGAGCGGGCGGCGGTGGAGCGCGGCGAGCGGGACGGCGTCGACGTCCGGATGACCCGGGAGTCCTTCACCCCCGTGGTGGAGTTCGGGCACGCCCTGCGCGACGAGCTGGCCGCCCTCTTGGGCGACGCACCCGTGCTCCCCACCGGCGCGGGACACGACGCGGGTATTTTGTCCGCATCGGTCCCCACGGCCATGCTGTTCGTACGGAATCCCACCGGCGTCTCGCACTCGCCCGCGGAAACCGCCGCCGAGGACGACTGCCTCGCCGGAGTGACCGCACTCGCCGACGTACTGGAGGGCCTCGCGTGTCGCTGA